The following nucleotide sequence is from Natronosalvus caseinilyticus.
TAACTGGTCGAACGGAGGGAAACGGTTTCTACTGGTAAACGTGACTGGCAACTTGAACTAAAAATGGTCCGAATTTGAGTGCGGAGTCTATAATGAAAGAACGTGCCCTATTTCTATCGGACACATATTCTCGAAATCTTTTCCAAATAGAAACTATTACGGTGATTGTATCCGTGTGAATTCACATGGCCAAAGATAACACGGGGACTCCAACGATCAAAGCCGTAGAGACGTCACATGCGGTTATCAAGGTGCTACAGGAACTTGGACAGGCAACGGTCACTGAAGTCTCGACCCATACAGATGTTTCAAAGGGAGGAGTATTCAAGCATCTGAAGACCCTTCAGGAAAGCGGATTCGTTGTTCGTGAGGATAACGAATACCGTCTCGGTTTGCGGTTTCTAGATATCGGTGGACAACTCCGATATACCCATCCGGGTTCTCAGATCATCAAGGACAAGATGCAAGAACTGGCCGAGGAAACTAACGAAACAAGCATCTATACCGTACTGGATGATACACGGACGACTACATTGTTTCGCGAGACGGGGAGCAGAGGGGTCTCTACACGGACACGTATCGGAAAGCGACTCTACCCACACGAAACCGCTGCCGGAAAAACAATACTCTCTCAACTTTCGGAGGAAGAAGTTGAGCGGATCATCGATGACGTTGGGCTACCCGCAGTTACCAAGAACACGATTACTGACAGAGCAGAATTCCTCGACGAGTTACACGTCGTTCGCGAACAGGGATATGCGTTCAACCTCGGCGAGAGCGTCGAGGGACTGATCGCGATGGCTGTTCCTCT
It contains:
- a CDS encoding IclR family transcriptional regulator, yielding MAKDNTGTPTIKAVETSHAVIKVLQELGQATVTEVSTHTDVSKGGVFKHLKTLQESGFVVREDNEYRLGLRFLDIGGQLRYTHPGSQIIKDKMQELAEETNETSIYTVLDDTRTTTLFRETGSRGVSTRTRIGKRLYPHETAAGKTILSQLSEEEVERIIDDVGLPAVTKNTITDRAEFLDELHVVREQGYAFNLGESVEGLIAMAVPLVPDGEVLGACSVTGPYHRMKGDPVNEDISETLLSFVNELELNIAHS